The Polaribacter tangerinus genome has a segment encoding these proteins:
- a CDS encoding ABC1 kinase family protein, producing MKTIDSIPTSKIQRASKLVSTGAKIGVNYLKYYGDKITKTEDEAKARLNENNADDIYDGLKQLKGSALKVAQMLSMEKSILPKAYVEKFSLSQFSVPPLSPALVSKTFKKYFGKNPEDIYDKFDLVSVNAASIGQVHKAEKAGKKLAVKIQYPGVAESIASDLSLVKPIAVKMFNIRGKDSDKYFKEVENKLVEETNYILEVAQSKDIVAACKHIPNLKFPNYYSDLSSDRIITMDWMNGIHLSEYIPQNQEISQKIGQALWDFYMYQMHILKKVHADPHPGNFLISPENELIVIDFGCMKTIPLEFYTPYFELAKPESINNAEIFEEKLYELEILRKDDSKEELDFFRAMFHEMLSLFTQPLNNEIFDFSDEVFFGKIAELGQKYAKSTELKNMNGNRGSKHFIYINRTFFGLYNLMHDLKAKNIKINNFKDL from the coding sequence ATGAAAACCATAGATTCTATACCTACCTCTAAAATACAACGTGCTTCTAAATTAGTTTCTACAGGAGCAAAAATTGGTGTAAACTACCTAAAATATTATGGCGATAAAATTACCAAAACAGAAGATGAAGCCAAAGCAAGATTAAATGAAAATAATGCCGATGATATATATGATGGTTTAAAACAGCTTAAAGGAAGTGCCTTAAAAGTGGCGCAAATGCTAAGTATGGAAAAAAGCATTTTACCAAAAGCCTATGTAGAAAAATTTTCGTTATCGCAATTTTCTGTCCCACCTTTATCTCCTGCTCTTGTTTCTAAAACTTTTAAAAAATATTTTGGTAAAAACCCAGAAGATATATACGATAAATTCGATTTAGTATCTGTAAACGCTGCAAGTATTGGCCAAGTTCATAAAGCAGAAAAAGCAGGTAAAAAATTAGCGGTTAAAATTCAATATCCGGGAGTGGCAGAAAGTATTGCTTCAGATTTATCTTTGGTAAAACCGATAGCCGTAAAAATGTTTAATATTAGAGGTAAAGATTCCGATAAATATTTTAAAGAGGTAGAAAATAAATTGGTAGAGGAAACTAATTATATTTTGGAAGTAGCACAAAGTAAGGATATTGTTGCCGCTTGTAAACATATTCCGAATTTAAAATTTCCCAACTATTATTCTGATTTATCTTCAGACAGAATAATCACTATGGATTGGATGAACGGTATCCATTTGTCTGAATACATCCCTCAAAACCAAGAAATATCTCAAAAAATAGGTCAGGCGCTTTGGGATTTTTACATGTACCAAATGCACATTCTTAAAAAAGTACATGCCGATCCTCATCCTGGTAATTTTCTAATATCACCAGAAAATGAATTGATAGTGATTGATTTTGGTTGTATGAAAACAATTCCATTAGAGTTTTACACACCTTATTTTGAATTGGCAAAACCGGAAAGTATTAATAATGCCGAAATTTTTGAGGAGAAGCTATATGAATTAGAAATTTTGAGAAAAGATGATTCTAAAGAAGAATTAGACTTTTTTAGAGCAATGTTTCATGAAATGCTATCTCTTTTTACACAACCTTTAAACAACGAAATATTTGATTTTTCTGATGAAGTTTTCTTTGGTAAAATAGCAGAACTTGGTCAGAAATATGCCAAAAGTACAGAGCTTAAAAACATGAATGGTAATAGAGGTTCTAAACATTTTATATACATAAATAGAACGTTTTTTGGCTTGTATAATTTAATGCACGATTTAAAAGCTAAAAACATTAAAATAAATAACTTTAAAGATTTGTAA